The window CCGGATCTGCATGATCGAAAGCTTGTCACGGGCTGTCATGGGACCTTCACGTCGGGCACGATGACCTCATGGACGCGCTGCTCTGGTTGCCGCGACTGCTGTACCGCGCCGTGGTCTGGCTGGCCAACTCACCCAAGACGCTGCTGATCGCGTACTCGATCCTGATCGTCGTCTGCGGTGTTCTCTACCGGCATTTCGAGCATCGGAGCATCGGCGACTCGATCTGGTGGGCCGTCGTGACCGCCTCCACCGTCGGCTATGGCGACATCTCCCCGACCTCCTGGCAGGCCCGGGTGATGGCCGGGATCCTCATCTCGGTCATGGTGCTGCTGGTCATCCCGCTGATCACCGCGCATTTCGCCAGCCGGCTCATCGTCGACAACGATGCCTTCCGCCACGAGGAGCAGGAGGAGATCAAGCACCACCTGCGGGTGATCCGGGCGATCCTCGAGGAGCGTCAGAGCGACCCGGTCACTTCGGAGGGCAGCGCAAACCCTCCTGAGGGACCTTCAGATCGATGAGGTACGCGTCGACGGCGTTCCGGATGCAGGCGGTCGACGGGTAGGCGGTGTGGCCCTCGCCCTCCCACGTCAGTACATGCCCGACACCCAGCATGTTCGCCAGGTCGGCGGTGTTCTCGTACGGCGTCGCCGGGTCGCCCGTGGTGCCGACCACCACGATCGGCGGGGCGCCCTCGGCCTTGCCCGCCGGATACGGGTCACGCTCGCCGCCCCAGTAGGTGCACGGCAGCATCCCGATCGCCAGCGCCGGGCCGAACATCGGGTACTTCTTGCGCCACTCGCCCTGGAGCTTGCGCACCTCCGCCGCGGTCGGCGCCTTGTCGGTGTCCGCGCAGTTCACCGCCAGGTTGGCGTCGAACAGATTGGAGTAGGTGCCGTCCGGCTCGCGCTCCGCGTACGAATCGGCCAGTTCGAAGACGCCCTCGGCATCACCCGCGGCCAGACTGTCGATCGCCTCGGCCAGGCTGGTCCAGCCCGACTCGGTGTAGAGCGACGAGATCACGCTCAGGAAGATCCAGCCCGGCGTCGCCTCCCGCCCGTCCGCGCCGCGCACCGGCGAGACCTCCGCCTTCGCCAGCGCGTCGGTCACCGCGCCCCGGGCATCCGGCGCGATCGGACACTTCGTGGCGTTCTGCGAGCACCAGTCGGTGAAGTTGGTGAACGCCCGCTCGAAGCCCTTCGCCTGCTGCTCCGAGCCGGACACGTAGTCCTCGGTCGGGTCCACCGCACCGTCCAGCACCAGGGCCCGCACGTTCTTCGGGAACAGTTGCGCGTAGGTCGCGCCGAGCAGTGTCCCGTACGAGAAACCGAGGTAGGTCAGCTTCTCGTCGCCGACCGCGGCCCGCAGCGCGTCCAGGTCGCGGGCGGCCTGCTCGGTCGCATAGGTGCGCAGGCTCGGGCCGTACTCAGTGGCGCAGCCGTCGGCGATCTTCTTGTTCAGCGCTGCGATCTCGTCGAACGCGGCCTGGTCGACCGGATCCGGATCGGCGGCGAAACTCGCGTCCTGATCCTTCGCCGAGATGCACTTCACCGGATCGGACTCACCGACGCCGCGCGGGTCGAACCCGACGATGTCGAACCGGTCGGTGATCTCGGTGGGCAGGCCGCCGAACGCCTGCCCGAAGGTCAGGTAGACCGCCACGTCGATGCCCGAGCCGCCGGGGCCGCCCGGGTTCAGCAGCAGCGAGCCGATCCGCTCCTTCTGCCGGTTCGACCGGATGCGGATCATGTCGATGCCGTACGTCTCCCCGGCGACCGGTTTCGCCCAGTCGGTGGGCACATCGACCGTGGCGCACTCGTAGGTCATCCCCTCCGCGGTGCGGCCGACCAGCTCACGGGGCACCTCCGGGCACGGTTTCCACCGGGGTCCGGACCCGGAACCGGCCGGCGCCGGGGTGCTCGCGCCACCCTGGCGGGCCGGCTCGTCCGAGCCCTCCGGAGCGAACGAGGGCAGCGTGCACCCAGCCGTCAGGACCAGCACGGAGAGGACTGCGACAGCCAGGCGTGAGCGACGATCCACGCAACGACCCTATCCGGTCCGCGCCGGTCGCCCCGTCAGCGGCTGGTGAGCACCTCGGCCAGATCGAACCGCACCGGCCGCTCCAACTGCTCATATGTGCAGGTCAGCGGGTCGCGGTCGGGGCGCCACCGTTCGAACTGGGCGGTGTGCCGGAATCGGACACCCTCCATGTAGTCGTAGCGGACCTCGACCACCCGTTCGGGTCGCAGCGGCGTGAACGACAGGTCCTTGCCCGCGTTCCACCTGCTCACCTCGTTCTTGCGGGGTGTCCGCTCGCCCTGCTCGTGCGCCGCCCAGTTCCACGGATGTCCCTCGAACGTGGTGACCAGCGGCTGCAACTCCTCGAACAGCTCCTCCCGGACCGCCATCGGGAACGAGCCGATCACCCCGACGCTCACCAGGACACCGCGCTCGTCGTGCAGGCCCAGCAGCAGCGAGCCGATCCGGTTCTCGGCCGACTTGTGCACCCGGTAGCCGGCCACCACGCAGTCGGCGGTGCGCTTGTGCTTGACCTTCGCCATCACCCGCTTGTCCGGCTGGTAGGTCAGGTCACGGGACTTCGCGATCAGACCGTCCAGCCCGGCGCCCTCGAACTCGGCGAACCAGCGACGAGCCGTCTCCAGATCGTCGGTCGCCGGAGTCACGTACACCGGAGGTTTGGCGTTTTCCAAGGCTTTCATCAGCATTTCGCGTCGTTTGTGGAACGGCAGCTCGGTCAGATCCTCGTCACCGAGCGCGAGCAGATCGAACGCCACGAAACCGGCCGGAGTCTGCTCGGAGAGCAGCTTGACCCGGCTCGCCGCCGGATGGATGCGCTGCTGGAGGGCCTCGAAGTCGAGCGTGTTCCGCTCGGTGTCGGCCACGATCACCTCGCCGTCGATCACCGCGCGCTCCGGGAAGTTCGCCCGGATCGCCTCGACCACCTCGGGGAAGTAGCGGGTCATCGGCTTCTCG of the Actinoplanes sichuanensis genome contains:
- a CDS encoding alpha/beta hydrolase — encoded protein: MDRRSRLAVAVLSVLVLTAGCTLPSFAPEGSDEPARQGGASTPAPAGSGSGPRWKPCPEVPRELVGRTAEGMTYECATVDVPTDWAKPVAGETYGIDMIRIRSNRQKERIGSLLLNPGGPGGSGIDVAVYLTFGQAFGGLPTEITDRFDIVGFDPRGVGESDPVKCISAKDQDASFAADPDPVDQAAFDEIAALNKKIADGCATEYGPSLRTYATEQAARDLDALRAAVGDEKLTYLGFSYGTLLGATYAQLFPKNVRALVLDGAVDPTEDYVSGSEQQAKGFERAFTNFTDWCSQNATKCPIAPDARGAVTDALAKAEVSPVRGADGREATPGWIFLSVISSLYTESGWTSLAEAIDSLAAGDAEGVFELADSYAEREPDGTYSNLFDANLAVNCADTDKAPTAAEVRKLQGEWRKKYPMFGPALAIGMLPCTYWGGERDPYPAGKAEGAPPIVVVGTTGDPATPYENTADLANMLGVGHVLTWEGEGHTAYPSTACIRNAVDAYLIDLKVPQEGLRCPPK
- a CDS encoding potassium channel family protein; translation: MDALLWLPRLLYRAVVWLANSPKTLLIAYSILIVVCGVLYRHFEHRSIGDSIWWAVVTASTVGYGDISPTSWQARVMAGILISVMVLLVIPLITAHFASRLIVDNDAFRHEEQEEIKHHLRVIRAILEERQSDPVTSEGSANPPEGPSDR
- a CDS encoding ATP-dependent DNA ligase, coding for MQLPLNPPVKPMLAKPVADIPPGQIYEPKWDGFRSIVFRDGDEVEIGSRNEKPMTRYFPEVVEAIRANFPERAVIDGEVIVADTERNTLDFEALQQRIHPAASRVKLLSEQTPAGFVAFDLLALGDEDLTELPFHKRREMLMKALENAKPPVYVTPATDDLETARRWFAEFEGAGLDGLIAKSRDLTYQPDKRVMAKVKHKRTADCVVAGYRVHKSAENRIGSLLLGLHDERGVLVSVGVIGSFPMAVREELFEELQPLVTTFEGHPWNWAAHEQGERTPRKNEVSRWNAGKDLSFTPLRPERVVEVRYDYMEGVRFRHTAQFERWRPDRDPLTCTYEQLERPVRFDLAEVLTSR